A segment of the Streptomyces pactum genome:
TCTCCACGATCGGCGCCACCCAGCTCTTCGGTGAGCCGCTGATCTTCGGCCAGGGACCCAACGGCATCACCGGCGGCGCGGACAACCAGTACCAGACGCTGGGCCTGCTGCTGTACGAGGAGGGCTGGAAGAACTACCAGATGGGCCGCTCGGCGACCGTCGCCTGGGCGATGTTCATGCTGCTCGTCCTCGTCTTCGTGGCGCAGCGCCTGATCAAGCGCCTGCGTTCCCGTTCGTCCTGACCTGGAGTCGCCATGACCACTCAAAGCCTCCCGGCCCGGACGGACGCCCCGGCCCGGACCCCCGCCGAGAAGCCGGCCGGCCGCGGCGGCCGCCGGCTGCTGCGCCAGCGCGCCGGCCGACAGCACCACGCCGGCCCGCTCGCCTACGTCCTGCTCGCCGTCATGGCGGTGCTGTCGATCTTCCCGCTGTACTGGACGATGGTGGCCGCCTCCACGGACAACACCCGGGTCAGCCAGACCCCGCCGCCGTTCCTGCCCGGCCCGAACCTGTTCAGCAACCTCGCCCGGGCCTGGGACGAGGCGGCGATGGGCAAGGCCATGATGAACAGCCTCATCGTGGCCGGGGTGATCGCCCTGTCCACGGTGATGTTCGCGACGCTCGCCGGATTCGCCTTCGCCAAGCTGCGGTTCAAGGGGCGCAACGTCCTGCTCATGCTGGTGATCGGCACCATGATGGTGCCGCCGCAGCTCGCCGTCGTCCCGCTGTTCATGATGATGTCCGAGCTGGGCTGGTCACAGCAGTTGCCCGCCGTCATCTTCCCCACGCTGGTGAGCGCGGTCGGGGTCTTCTTCATGCGGCAGTACCTGGCGGAGGCGCTGCCGGACGAGCTCGTCGAGGCCGGACGCGTGGACGGGGCACACTCGCTGCGGATCTTCTGGAGCATCGTGCTGCCCGTC
Coding sequences within it:
- a CDS encoding carbohydrate ABC transporter permease produces the protein MTTQSLPARTDAPARTPAEKPAGRGGRRLLRQRAGRQHHAGPLAYVLLAVMAVLSIFPLYWTMVAASTDNTRVSQTPPPFLPGPNLFSNLARAWDEAAMGKAMMNSLIVAGVIALSTVMFATLAGFAFAKLRFKGRNVLLMLVIGTMMVPPQLAVVPLFMMMSELGWSQQLPAVIFPTLVSAVGVFFMRQYLAEALPDELVEAGRVDGAHSLRIFWSIVLPVARPAMAVLFMITFVHAWNDFFWPFVVLDMTNPTVPVALTQLSAGYVRDQSLIMAGALLGTLPLLLMFIVFGRQIVSGIMAGAVKG